DNA sequence from the Paenibacillus azoreducens genome:
CGATCCCGTACCGAAAGGCATAAAGCAGAAAAGGAAACGGGCGTGAGGAGAGAAGAGGACCCTCAATCTACTCCATCCCGAGCCGAAAAATATGGGGCCCGCAAAAATATTCTGAGCAAGTATTTTACGAACTCATTATTTTTCCTGTTTCTTGTTCTGACGGCATTTCTCGTATATTGGGGGATCAAAGGCGCCCCTCCGCTGGGGGAACTATGGTGACCCCGGCGCTCCTGTGGAGCGCGGGCATCCTTGCGGCGTGCTTCATCTTGCTTTTGGCAAGGATGTCATATGAAGCAAGGATTCATGCCATCACGGATTCGGAGGTTTTTCTCGAGCGTTTGCCGGAAGCTTTTGAGGGAAGCCGTATTTTTTTTATTTCGGATATTCATAAGCGGAAGCTTTCCAGAGCATTTATGGAGTCCCTGCAAGGGAAGGCGGATTGGGTCATACTTGGCGGCGATATAATGGAGCAGAACGTGCCGCTGGAGCGCGTCCGGGAAAACCTCGCTATGCTGGCGGCTATAGGACCGGCATATGCTGTCTATGGCAATCATGATTTGAAAGCCGATCCTGAAGGGTTGGCCAGAGTGCTTAAAGAAGCAGGCTGTACTTTGTTAAGGAATGAAAATGTGGTCCTGAAACGGGGCGGCGGGCAGATTCTGCTCACTGGCATCGACCAACCGCTGCACAAGCGGGACGGATACGCGCCGCCTCCAAGGGTACCTGACGGTTTTGCCGATTTATGCCGTGTCGCGGTTGTACATGATCCCGCCTGGATCCGGTTCTTACCGGAAAAACCCGCGGATTTGATTCTCGCCGGCCATACCCATGGCGGCCAGATCCGCTTCCCCGTATTCGGGGCGATCCGGTTAAACTCGTTTTACCGTAAATATGATTGCGGCTGGTTCAAATGGTATCAACCTCAGTCAGCCGTAAAGACGCCGCAGTTGCTTATCAGCCGCGGTTTCGGCAACAGACGCGTCACGCTGCGTTTATGCTGCCCGGCTGAAATGCACATGATCCGGCTGAGAAAAGCTCCGGCAAAACCTTCATAAGAAATATAAAAAGGCACCTTCCGAATTGCAGCGGATCGTGCCCTTTTATTTTGGCGCTGCTGCGCCGTTATCTCATTTCAAGTTCAATGCTGCGCGGATCCACAAAGGTGTAGCCTTTGCTTTCAAGCTGGGTCAGCAGCTGGTCCAGCGCTTCGGTCGTCCATGGCAGTTCATGCATCAAAATATTGCTTCCCGGATGAAGTTGATCGAGAACGTTCTTGATCAACTTCTGCGGATTATCAGTTCCTTTGGATTTCATCGTCCAATCAAGCGAGCCGTTTGACCAGGTCATATATAGAAGACCGTTTTCCTTGGCGATTTTTTTTCCGATATCTCCACCTTCGCCAAAAGGGGGACGGAAAAATACCGGTGCTTCACCTACCGTATCCTTTACGATTTTCTGTACATCCTCGATTTGCTGCCTTACTTTCGCTTCGGATTCCTTCCGCAATGAAATATGATCCCAACTGTGATTGCCGATGATCTGACCGCGGTCATGAATGAGCTTAAGCAAGCTCGGATTTTCTTTAACCCGGTATCCGTTTACGAAAAATATAGCTTTGGCATGATGCTTGTCCAGCGTATCGATCAGGCTGTTGATCCATTCCGCTTTTTTAGGGCCGTCATCGAAGCTCAGAAGTACGACCTTTTTTTCGCCGTTTTCGTCGTTCGGGACAATGTTGTACGCTTTATTCAAGTGGTATGTCAAAGGAACGGCAGCCTGGTCGTTCTGACCGCTCGCGCTGTCCTGATCGCTGCCTTCTTTTTTCGCGTCCTCAGCATTCTTTGGATTGGCGGCGGACTTCCCTGCATCAGATTTCTCGGCCTCCGTTTTTTGGGCCGCATCTGAAGAGCCCGAGGCGTCTGATGTCGCCGCCGTATTTGTTCCGCCGTTATTCCGGCCAGGGTTCGGTACAGCTTCGTTTTTGCCGCCGCATGCGCTTAGCAACATAGCCGTCATCAAAAGAAGCGCAGCTGTCTTTTTAACCATTTTTTCATCTCGCTTTCCTGTTTTTATGCCGCATGAGGATGTCCTGATCCGCGAACACTAGACTTGATTTTAACACATAAGGAGGTTGTAATTGTGAATACTTCGTCATTTATAAGCGGTGTATTGATTGGTGCGGCGGCAACGGCGCTCATGTCCAGAAACAAAGGCGCGATCTCTTCCGCGATCACTCACAACGCAAGCAAAATGATGGATATCGGCTCCATCGGTTCCATCGCAACCGGGGGGACCAACTATTCGGCAGCTCCCCAAAACAATGCGCATTCGAAAGCTGACAGCATGAAGCAGATCCACGATTTTATCAACAGCAATCCTGACGTGAAAAAAGAAGTGAACATGATTCTGAACGAAACAAACAGCTCCATACCTGGGTTATAAACCTGAATCAAACCATTAGAATCATTTTTGGAGCGGACACGCTCGGGAATGATTCTTTTTTTAATACTACGATAGATGTTTTCGTATTTTACAGCGTGCATTTCTGGCTATATAATGATAACATACTTACATAGAACTATTTTCAGCACACATTATGGGAGACATCATAATTTGTTATATCATTGCTTACAGAGGAGGATCCTGTCATGAAAATAGAACGATTAAGCTCAGATAAGATACGGATTTTCCTCACGTTTGACGATCTGAGTGAGCGAGGAATCCAGAAAGAAGATATGTGGCAGGAGCTTCCCAAGGTACACGAGCTGTTCACAGAGATGATGGATCAAGCCTATAATGAACTCGGCTTTGATGCGACCGGGCCGCTCGCAGTAGAGGTTTTCGCTCTTCCTGCTCAGGGCATGGTCGTCATCGTGACCCGTGGGAAATATGATCATCAGCATTACAGTCATTTAGGGGAAGATGAGCTCCCTGAAGAAGTATATGAAATGGAAGTCACATTGGAGCAGAGCGACTCCATCGTTTATGCCTTCGACGATTTTGAAGTGCTGATTGAAGCTGCGCATATTCTTGGCGGTCACATTACTGAAGCCGGCCGTCTTTATCATTATAAAGATAAATGGGTGCTGTATTTGGATCCCGAACAGATCGATTCCGGCAAGCAGCCTTCGCTTATAGCCGTACTCGCGGAATATGGGGAAGCCGCCTCTTACACGGAAGCCGTTCTTGAGGAATACGGCAAAGTTGTCATGAATGATAACGCGATTGCAACCATTTGCGAACATTTCAAAAGACAGAACTAATAGTGCGTGTTCAAAAAGCAGGAGCTGATGAAATTCTATATCGCAAGAAAAACTTCCGCTAAACGCGGTCTGTCTTCTTTGTCAGTACGCCGATAGACGTTTTTCTTATCAAAAGCGGACTTTTTGAACAATCTCTAATGTTGAATGTCGTCATCCCGTGATAGATCGCTTCATGGGATGACTTGCTTTTATGTATGAAGAAATGATATGCGGCATGAAACGTAGATGAGGGGGAAAGAAACGGTGCTTTGGTTTTCGGTTATTGCTTCGGCGTTAGCGCCGGGTCTTGCCCTTTTGACCTATTTTTACCTTAAGGACAGGTACGAGCAGGAGCCGCTGAAAATGGTGGCTAAGGTGTTCTTGCTCGGATTTTTGATCGTAGTGCCGGTTATGATTATTCAGCGGGGATTTACGGATGGCTTCGGCGGGAATCTATATGTGAATTCGTTTATCATCTCGTCGCTTGTGGAGGAATTCCTGAAGTGGTTTGTATTGTACAATATCATGTTTCACCACAGCGAATTCGACGAGCCTTATGACGGGATTGTATATGCCGTTGCCATTTCGCTTGGCTTTGCGACCGTTGAGAACGTGATGTATGCGTGGTACAGCCACGCTTCGATCGGTACGATGTTTCTGAGGGCTTTGCTGCCTGTTTCGGGACATGCTATGTTTGGCGTGATGATGGGGTACTATCTTGGGCGTGCCCGTTTTTCCAAAGGAGCTGCCTCGAAACGTTATCTTGCTTATTCTTTGGTTATCCCATGGTTTTGGCATGGCGTATATGATTTGATTCTTTCAAGTATGACGCAATATTGGCTTTGGTTTATTATTCCGCTGATGGCCTTTTTATGGTATGGAGGAATGGGAAAAGTCACGAGGGCGAACAACCGCTCGCCATTTCGTTTTCTAAAGCGGGAGGAAGAGATTAATACTTGACGAAAATGGGCACACTTGATCCTACGGGTTTCCAATGACGGAAAAAACTTAGGAGGAGGTGCCTTTTTTGCGCGTTAAAGTTTCGATTGTATGCAAGCAGTGCGGCGAACGGTTTGTTTTAAGGGGAAAAAAAGACCGGGGCCGGGTGGAAACGGGTTTTAAACAATGTCTATGCAACAATAAAAACATGTTCGAGATCGAAGAGCTTCCATTCTAAAGGGTACGACTTTATAAGCAGAGCTGCCATTTGATGCATAAGACTCCTTTCTTCTTGTCAAACTAACAACAGCAACCAGTAGATTAACCAATATCGGCCGCATATAAGGCTGTGGTTGATCTATACAGCTGACGAAAGGAGATTTAGAGCAATTATGTACAAGCGACTAAGCGCTGTTTTGTTTCCCATCGTGACCCTTCTTTTGATCGGTGCATTGGTCTGGGGATATCAGGAAAACCAAGAGAAAAACTCTGTTCTGATTAAAGCTGAAAACCAGTACCAAAGGGCTTTCCATAATTTGTCCTACCACATGGACAGGCTGCACAGCGAACTTGGCAATACTCTTGCGGTCAGTTCGACGTCCAATGCGATGCATCGCAAGGGACTGATCAATGTTTGGAGGCTGACTAGCGAAGCGCAAAACGAAATCAACCAATTGCCGCTATCCATGCTCCCTTTTAACAAAACGGAGGATTTCCTGTCACGGATTTCGAATTTCTCCTATCAAACGTCCATGCGCAATTTGGACAAGGAACCTTTAAGCAAAGAAGAAATGAAAAACTTGAAAACACTTTATAAAAACTCCGCCGACATTACGAAAGACCTGCAGGCGGTGCAAAGCAAGGTGATTGCGAACCGGCTGCGCTGGATGGACGTCGAAAGCGCTATGGCATCCGAAGAAAAAGCGATGGACAACACGATTATCGACGGCTTCAAAACCGTGGACAAGCGGGTTGGCGAATATCCGGAGCTTAACTGGGGGCCGGCGGTATCCAGCATTTACGATAAACGGTCGGTGAAGAAGCTCTCCGGCACTCCGGTCTCCAAAGAGGAGATCAAACACAAGGCCATCAAGTTTGCGGATGCTGGACAGCATGCCACGGTTCATGTAACTGAAAACGGGAAGGGTACGGACTGGGAATCCTATACCGCTACGGTGAAGTCGAAGCATCACCCTGCTGTAGTATCGATGGATTTCACGAAAAAAGGCGGCCTCTTGATCGGTTATCATGACAACCGGGAGATCGGTAAAAAATCGGTAACAATTGAACAGGCGAGAGCTAAAGCCGACCAGTTTCTGATTAAGAAAGGATTTAAAGACATGACGCCTGTTACAGCCGATCAATACGGAAACATGGGAAATCTGACGTATGTGAGCAAGCAGGACGGCGTGCTGATCTATCCGGAAAAACTCACCGTCCGCGTCGGTTTGGATAACGGCGAAGTCACGGGCTTCCAAGCCAGCGACTTTGCATATGAACATAAAGGCAAACGTCAACTGCCCAAACCGAAAATGGAGATGGCCGCGGTCCGGAAAAAATTGAATCCTGAATTCAAGGAAACCTACAGCCGCAAAGCGCTGATCAAAGACGACACAGGTAAGGAAGTCCTGTGCTATGAGTTCGGAGGAAATATTAACGGTTCCAGATACCGGCTCTACATGGATGCGTCCGACGGCTCCGAGAAGATCGTCCAGGAATTGAAAACCTCAGATCACCAGACTGCGGTTGAATAATATAGCGATTATAAAAGCGGCTGTCCCGAAAAGTCAATGGATTCGGGGCAGCCTTTCTTTGTAGATCCAAAAGCCGGCAGGGTTCGAAAATATAACCATCGAATCATTAAAAAGATCATACCTGAGTCAAAAGTCATGGTATAATCAGGATATGTGGTTATTATATGAAGCTGGCGGTGAGCTTTTTGTATCCTAAAATAGGTGACTTATTGTTTATTCACATCGATTCGGGAGATGAGAAGGAGAGCAAGATCGGGTATAAATCCAGAATTGCGGACATAGACGAGGAATCGATTCTCATTGAGGTTCCGATCCGGGAAGACAACGGACAGCTCAAAAAAATGTTTGCCGGGGATGAATTATCGCTGTATTTTATGACAGAAGGCGGGGTTAAAAACTACTTTAACTCTTTTGTCACCGGATTTAAGGAAGACGTGATCCGGATGGTGCGGATTCGCCGGCCGGAACCGGATTCGATCAGCAAAATCCAAAGACGCAGCTTTCTGCGCGTCAACGCGGAGCTTGAAGTTGCCGTCAAAACGGACAAGATGTTTCATTTCCTGACCCGAACCGAGGACGTGGGAGGCGGAGGCATCTCATTGAGCTGTGACGAAAACCACAACGTCGCAGAAGGAGACAAGCTGTCCTGCTGGGTGGTCGTGCCATATAAAAATGGAAGCATCGAGCATGTTCCGTTTGAAGGGGAAATCGTCCGCATCAAAATACTTGAAAAAGGCCGGAAGATTGCTATGGTTCGAATCACCTCGGTTACGGATATGGAGCGACAAAAATTGATCCGTTTCTGCTTTGAACGCCAACTTGATTTTAGAAGATGAAAATATGCAGCGGAAATGAAACGGATTTGCATAAAAAGACCCTTTTTCGGACACCGTAATAGGAAAAATCCGGGAGTGTCGTCTGATGAACGAAAAAGAGCAGATAAGACAATATTTACAATTGTTTGACCGCTTATGCGAGCAGGCGGGGAAGATAACCAAAGGGGCGCTGATTTTTCTGTTCGCGTTATTGATTTTCTTTCAGGCTGCGCTGCATATTGACTGGCTCAGGCCATTTGTTTCGCCTGTGGACAGATTGGACGGGGTTCCCGTTATAGAGCGAAATGTCAAGGATTTACATAAGTAAATTCGAGGGTCTTTTTTGCATCAATGTATGTTATGTGGTATAATTTTCAGGAACGCAGGCATTGCCTGCTTTTTTCTTGAAGTGAACGGGAGGCGGCAGCTTAATTGAGGTTGTTTCCTGTGTCTTGGAGAGAAAAACTGCATCCGGCGGAGGTTATTGCCGCCATGAAATCTCGTATGCATATGGTTGAGGAGGAATGCCCCGTTGAGTAGGCAGGGGACGGAGAACAACTTGAAGATCAATATCGCAATTGATGGTCCTGCCGGGGCGGGAAAAAGCACGATTGCCCGTTTGGTAGCCAAAGAGTTGTCCTACATATATGTGGATACCGGTTCCATGTACCGGGCAGTCACCTGGTATATGTTGAAATATGGGATTAAGCCGGAATCATCGGACGAAGTGCTGCGTCATGCCCGCAATATGGTGCTTGAATTGATGCCGGGCGCCGATGGACAAAAGGTTCTGGTTAACGGCCAGGATGTTTCGCCGCTCATCCGATCACGCGAAGTGAACGGCATGGTGTCGCAATATGCGCAAAACGAGGGGCTGCGCGAACATTTGGTAGCGCTGCAGCGCGAGATGGCAGCCCGTAAAGGCGTGGTCATGGATGGACGGGATATCGGCACGACGGTGCTCCCGGATGCCGAACTTAAAATATTCATGACGGCGACTGTCAAGGAACGTGCTCTCCGCCGTTTTAAAGAGATGGGCGATGCGCAAGGACTAACCTTGGAACAGCTTGAGAAGGATATTTCCGAACGCGACCGCTTGGACGAAGGTCGTGAAATTTCACCGCTGCGTTGCGCAGAGGATGCGATCGTATTGGATACGACGAATATGGACATCCCTCAAGTTGTGGAAACGATCGTTTCTTTTTGCAGAACTCATACGAACTCATAAGGATGGGGAGAAGGAAGCATGTTTTATCGTTTTTGCCGCGCCTTGCTGCGCGCGTTATTTGCCGTCATGTATCGCTTGGAAGCGATCGGGCTGGACAACGTGCCGAAAGAGGGCGGAGTTTTGCTCTGCTCCAATCACATCAGCGTGCGTGATCCGATTACGGTTGGCATCAAGATCAGCCGCCAAGTCAAGTTTATGGCCAAAGCGGAGCTGTTTAAAGTGCCGGTCTTAGGCATGATTGTTACCAATTTGGGCGCATTTCCGGTCAAACGCGGAGGCGTCAGCAAGGAATCAGTCAAAACGTCCCTAAAGATTTTAAGAGGTGGGGAAGTCATGGGGATTTTCCCTGAAGGGACGCGCCATTCCGATAGTGGAGCGGCCAAGAAAGGCGCCGCGACTTTTGCTCTGCGCAGCGGAGCGGCGGTGGTACCGGCTGCGATTATTGGCAACTACAAGCTTTTCCGTAAAATGAAAGTGATCTATGGCAAACCGATTGATATATCCGAATTTGCAGATATGGACTCCGGAGAGGCTATTGAAGCTGTAACCGAGAAAATCATGTCGCGGATCCGCGAGATGCAGCAAACCGGCCAACCAACGCTGAATTAACCGCTTTAGTGCATGAAGACAGGCGCTTATTGGAAAGATATTAAATGTTTTGGATGTGTTTTGAACTCTGCGACAGCAGGTTTGAATAAATGGTTTTTTTGAATTGAGGAGGGTATTGACATGTCGGAAGAAACTAAAAATCTGGAAGCCGAAGTAAATCAAGAGGAAATGGACCAATTCGTTTCCTTGAAAAAAGGGGACACCGTTAAAGGTTCTATCGTCAAATTGGAAGATAACCAAGCTTATGTAAGCATTGGATATAAATACGACGGTGTGATCCCGATCCGCGAACTGTCTTCCGTTCATCTGGACAACGCAGCGGATGCGGTTCAGATTGGCCAGGAAGTAGAATGCAAAGTGGTCAGCATCGACGACGAAAAGGAAAAACTTGTTCTTTCCAAACGCGCAATCGATAGCGAAAACGCATGGGAAGAGCTTGAAAAACATTTCGAAGCCCAAGACGTGTTCGAAGTAACCGTAGCGGACGTCGTTAAAGGCGGTCTGGTTGCTAACGTGGGTGTGCGCGGATTTATTCCTGCTTCCATGGTAGAGCGTCATTTTGTGGAGGATTTCAGCGACTACAAAGGCCGCACGCTTCGCGTAAAAGTGAAGGAAATGGACCGCGAAAACAACAAGGTCATTCTTTCCCAAAAAGACGTGCTGGATGAGGAATTTGAAGCAAACAAACAAAAGGTAATGTCCGAGCTGCAAGAAGGTCAAGAACTTGAAGGTACGGTGCAACGCCTGACCCAATTCGGAGCATTTGTTGACGTAGGCGGAGTTGACGGACTCGTTCACGTATCCGAAATGGCTTGGAATCATGTTGAAAAACCTGCTGACGTTGTTTCTGAAGGGGACAAAGTTCGGGTTAAAATCCTGAAAGTTGATCCTGAAAAAGGAAAAATCAGTCTGAGCATGAAAGCGGCCCAACCTGGTCCTTGGGATACTGCGGCCGAAAAATTCAACACTGGCGATGTGGTAACAGGCGAAGTTAAACGTCTTGTGACTTTCGGTGCTTTTGTCGAACTGGCGCCAGGGGTTGAAGGACTTGTGCATATTTCCCAAATTTCTCATAAACATATCGGAACTCCGCATGAAGTTCTGAAAGAAGGACAAGAGGTTCAAGTGAAAATCCTGGACATCAACCCTGCGGAAAAACGCGTAAGCCTCAGCATCAAGGAAACGGAAGAAGCTCCGGCTGCTGCGCCTAAACCTGAAAGACCTGCTAAAGGCGGCAACCATAAGGATGAGCTTAAGGACAATCCGAACGTATCTCTGAGCAACCAAGGACTCAGCATTACGCTTGGGGAACGTTTTGGAGACAAACTCAGCCAATTCAAATGATTTGATGCCTTCTCGGAAATGAACAGCGGCGAACCCTTTCATCGGGTTCGTCGTTTTT
Encoded proteins:
- a CDS encoding metallophosphoesterase; its protein translation is MVTPALLWSAGILAACFILLLARMSYEARIHAITDSEVFLERLPEAFEGSRIFFISDIHKRKLSRAFMESLQGKADWVILGGDIMEQNVPLERVRENLAMLAAIGPAYAVYGNHDLKADPEGLARVLKEAGCTLLRNENVVLKRGGGQILLTGIDQPLHKRDGYAPPPRVPDGFADLCRVAVVHDPAWIRFLPEKPADLILAGHTHGGQIRFPVFGAIRLNSFYRKYDCGWFKWYQPQSAVKTPQLLISRGFGNRRVTLRLCCPAEMHMIRLRKAPAKPS
- a CDS encoding polysaccharide deacetylase family protein, which translates into the protein MVKKTAALLLMTAMLLSACGGKNEAVPNPGRNNGGTNTAATSDASGSSDAAQKTEAEKSDAGKSAANPKNAEDAKKEGSDQDSASGQNDQAAVPLTYHLNKAYNIVPNDENGEKKVVLLSFDDGPKKAEWINSLIDTLDKHHAKAIFFVNGYRVKENPSLLKLIHDRGQIIGNHSWDHISLRKESEAKVRQQIEDVQKIVKDTVGEAPVFFRPPFGEGGDIGKKIAKENGLLYMTWSNGSLDWTMKSKGTDNPQKLIKNVLDQLHPGSNILMHELPWTTEALDQLLTQLESKGYTFVDPRSIELEMR
- a CDS encoding genetic competence negative regulator, with the translated sequence MKIERLSSDKIRIFLTFDDLSERGIQKEDMWQELPKVHELFTEMMDQAYNELGFDATGPLAVEVFALPAQGMVVIVTRGKYDHQHYSHLGEDELPEEVYEMEVTLEQSDSIVYAFDDFEVLIEAAHILGGHITEAGRLYHYKDKWVLYLDPEQIDSGKQPSLIAVLAEYGEAASYTEAVLEEYGKVVMNDNAIATICEHFKRQN
- the prsW gene encoding glutamic-type intramembrane protease PrsW, with the translated sequence MLWFSVIASALAPGLALLTYFYLKDRYEQEPLKMVAKVFLLGFLIVVPVMIIQRGFTDGFGGNLYVNSFIISSLVEEFLKWFVLYNIMFHHSEFDEPYDGIVYAVAISLGFATVENVMYAWYSHASIGTMFLRALLPVSGHAMFGVMMGYYLGRARFSKGAASKRYLAYSLVIPWFWHGVYDLILSSMTQYWLWFIIPLMAFLWYGGMGKVTRANNRSPFRFLKREEEINT
- the ypeB gene encoding germination protein YpeB; amino-acid sequence: MYKRLSAVLFPIVTLLLIGALVWGYQENQEKNSVLIKAENQYQRAFHNLSYHMDRLHSELGNTLAVSSTSNAMHRKGLINVWRLTSEAQNEINQLPLSMLPFNKTEDFLSRISNFSYQTSMRNLDKEPLSKEEMKNLKTLYKNSADITKDLQAVQSKVIANRLRWMDVESAMASEEKAMDNTIIDGFKTVDKRVGEYPELNWGPAVSSIYDKRSVKKLSGTPVSKEEIKHKAIKFADAGQHATVHVTENGKGTDWESYTATVKSKHHPAVVSMDFTKKGGLLIGYHDNREIGKKSVTIEQARAKADQFLIKKGFKDMTPVTADQYGNMGNLTYVSKQDGVLIYPEKLTVRVGLDNGEVTGFQASDFAYEHKGKRQLPKPKMEMAAVRKKLNPEFKETYSRKALIKDDTGKEVLCYEFGGNINGSRYRLYMDASDGSEKIVQELKTSDHQTAVE
- a CDS encoding flagellar brake protein, yielding MYPKIGDLLFIHIDSGDEKESKIGYKSRIADIDEESILIEVPIREDNGQLKKMFAGDELSLYFMTEGGVKNYFNSFVTGFKEDVIRMVRIRRPEPDSISKIQRRSFLRVNAELEVAVKTDKMFHFLTRTEDVGGGGISLSCDENHNVAEGDKLSCWVVVPYKNGSIEHVPFEGEIVRIKILEKGRKIAMVRITSVTDMERQKLIRFCFERQLDFRR
- the cmk gene encoding (d)CMP kinase, which translates into the protein MSRQGTENNLKINIAIDGPAGAGKSTIARLVAKELSYIYVDTGSMYRAVTWYMLKYGIKPESSDEVLRHARNMVLELMPGADGQKVLVNGQDVSPLIRSREVNGMVSQYAQNEGLREHLVALQREMAARKGVVMDGRDIGTTVLPDAELKIFMTATVKERALRRFKEMGDAQGLTLEQLEKDISERDRLDEGREISPLRCAEDAIVLDTTNMDIPQVVETIVSFCRTHTNS
- a CDS encoding lysophospholipid acyltransferase family protein, whose product is MFYRFCRALLRALFAVMYRLEAIGLDNVPKEGGVLLCSNHISVRDPITVGIKISRQVKFMAKAELFKVPVLGMIVTNLGAFPVKRGGVSKESVKTSLKILRGGEVMGIFPEGTRHSDSGAAKKGAATFALRSGAAVVPAAIIGNYKLFRKMKVIYGKPIDISEFADMDSGEAIEAVTEKIMSRIREMQQTGQPTLN
- the rpsA gene encoding 30S ribosomal protein S1, which encodes MSEETKNLEAEVNQEEMDQFVSLKKGDTVKGSIVKLEDNQAYVSIGYKYDGVIPIRELSSVHLDNAADAVQIGQEVECKVVSIDDEKEKLVLSKRAIDSENAWEELEKHFEAQDVFEVTVADVVKGGLVANVGVRGFIPASMVERHFVEDFSDYKGRTLRVKVKEMDRENNKVILSQKDVLDEEFEANKQKVMSELQEGQELEGTVQRLTQFGAFVDVGGVDGLVHVSEMAWNHVEKPADVVSEGDKVRVKILKVDPEKGKISLSMKAAQPGPWDTAAEKFNTGDVVTGEVKRLVTFGAFVELAPGVEGLVHISQISHKHIGTPHEVLKEGQEVQVKILDINPAEKRVSLSIKETEEAPAAAPKPERPAKGGNHKDELKDNPNVSLSNQGLSITLGERFGDKLSQFK